In Gemmatimonadota bacterium, one genomic interval encodes:
- a CDS encoding FtsX-like permease family protein has protein sequence MEVKMVLSYLRTSFRNLFRHRLYTLVNIFGLAVGMAACILVGLFLQHEFSYDAYHRDIDRIHRVMRLVHPSGGGLPYYPFGTQYRAGSALVDELPEIEDMTHFITRPMWAGLEDRGFDVRGTVADPNFLRFFTYPLIDGSQPPELTPGSVYITESFAQKLFGTTAVIGRTLKIYYKWVEGDFYIGGILRDQPAATSGEFVFDLLITYEGTTGLTNPPWGRQWSPTTKFLVLKTFVRLAPDVSMSSLRPKLDDFARRHLGNGADPRDTYDLMPLRRQHLYARRDFQLQMDVLDQQDGLVQGDINRCYTFGLVGAIILALACVNFVNLSTARGANRALEVGVRKAVGSTRAQLVVQFLGETILLAGISAILALAIVELALPTVNSLLMSSLQLNVWSVVGAALLALFVGLTAGIYPAVFLSSFAAVQVLKGSGQKIGGRSQLRRSLVTFQFAISVALVIGTLIAWQQTNYIHTRDLGFAKEGLITMPLLKEDRRLREHFESIRDRFETSPDVLGSTVSQAPPGYENNTDRSLIRRLDHADSVNVHFLSVDHKFTEVYNIPILEGRPLALTDKNQFKLLLNETAAQALGGAKPGTVLSFGSFGSKDFTFTVVGIFKDFHNSSLHNPVRPL, from the coding sequence ATGGAGGTGAAAATGGTTTTGAGCTATCTCCGCACATCTTTCCGCAATCTTTTTCGACATCGTCTTTACACGCTCGTCAACATCTTTGGCCTTGCCGTGGGGATGGCGGCTTGTATCCTCGTCGGTCTGTTTTTGCAGCACGAGTTCAGCTATGATGCCTATCATCGGGACATAGACCGCATTCATCGCGTAATGCGACTTGTACACCCATCAGGTGGCGGCCTTCCATACTATCCATTCGGCACTCAATATCGGGCTGGCTCCGCACTTGTCGATGAATTGCCCGAAATTGAAGATATGACCCACTTCATCACGCGGCCCATGTGGGCTGGTCTTGAAGATCGCGGCTTCGACGTGCGCGGTACTGTGGCCGATCCCAATTTCCTGCGCTTTTTCACCTATCCCTTGATTGACGGCAGTCAGCCACCCGAATTAACACCTGGATCCGTCTATATCACAGAAAGTTTTGCACAAAAGCTCTTTGGCACCACTGCAGTTATCGGACGAACGCTCAAGATTTACTACAAATGGGTAGAAGGCGACTTTTACATCGGCGGTATTCTCCGAGACCAGCCAGCCGCCACATCGGGTGAGTTTGTGTTTGACCTGTTAATCACTTATGAAGGAACCACCGGACTCACAAATCCACCATGGGGAAGGCAATGGTCTCCCACAACAAAATTCCTCGTTCTGAAAACCTTTGTTCGGCTCGCGCCTGATGTTTCCATGTCATCTCTTCGTCCCAAGCTGGATGATTTTGCACGCCGTCATCTGGGCAACGGCGCAGACCCGCGTGACACCTACGACCTTATGCCCTTGCGGCGTCAGCATTTATATGCCCGACGCGATTTCCAATTGCAGATGGATGTGTTGGACCAGCAGGACGGTCTTGTGCAGGGGGACATCAACCGCTGCTATACTTTTGGTCTTGTAGGAGCAATCATTTTGGCGCTGGCATGTGTCAATTTCGTAAACCTATCCACAGCGCGGGGAGCGAACCGCGCCCTGGAAGTTGGTGTACGCAAGGCCGTGGGATCCACACGCGCCCAGCTTGTCGTCCAGTTTCTCGGAGAGACAATTCTCCTCGCCGGGATATCGGCTATTTTAGCACTCGCTATTGTCGAACTTGCCCTTCCTACAGTCAACAGCCTGCTAATGTCTTCTTTACAGCTAAACGTCTGGTCCGTCGTCGGTGCTGCATTGCTCGCGCTCTTTGTCGGTCTAACTGCCGGTATCTATCCAGCGGTATTCCTATCATCTTTTGCCGCTGTTCAAGTTCTAAAGGGATCAGGACAGAAGATCGGCGGACGCTCCCAACTTCGGCGAAGTCTGGTCACTTTCCAATTTGCCATTTCGGTAGCCCTCGTCATTGGTACCCTCATTGCCTGGCAGCAAACAAACTATATTCACACACGCGACCTCGGATTTGCAAAAGAGGGCTTGATTACCATGCCCCTGCTCAAAGAAGACCGACGCTTGCGCGAGCACTTTGAAAGCATTCGAGACCGTTTTGAGACAAGTCCCGACGTTTTGGGCTCGACTGTTTCTCAGGCTCCGCCCGGTTATGAAAATAATACTGATCGCTCGCTAATCAGACGACTGGACCATGCAGATTCCGTGAATGTCCACTTCTTGTCGGTGGATCACAAATTTACCGAGGTCTATAACATCCCTATCCTCGAAGGCAGGCCGTTGGCCCTAACTGATAAGAACCAATTCAAATTGCTCCTGAACGAAACAGCCGCTCAGGCACTGGGTGGCGCAAAACCGG